CTGCGGCTGTCCTACACCGACGCGGCCGGACACGAAAGCGACCGCGTCGTGGAACCGGCCGGATTGCTCACCGCCGACGGCCGCTGGTACCTCATCGCCTGGTGCCGCACACGCCGGGCCGGCCGGGGTTTCCGGCTGGACCGGATCGCAGCAGCGGCTCCGACCAGTGAACCGGCACAGCCGCATAACCTGACCGAACTACTGCTCGGCTCGGCCGCCGTCGGCGCAGTACAACCCACTGCACTGACCTCACTGAGACCCTCGCCATGAGGATCCGATCAGTGGATCATGATGCTGGCGAACGCTTCCAGTAGACCTATGTCGACGCCGTCAGCTTTGGTGCGGGCAAGTACGGTGTCGAACGCGGCGGGAGTGTTGTCGACCAGTTTGCGTTGCAGCGGAAGGCCCTCGTGAACCGGACAGAAGAAGTCGTTCCAGTGGGTGGGGATGACAATGGCAGGCTGAACGGTGCCGATGGTCGCGTCGAGGAAGTCCTTGCTGAAACGTCGTTCGGCGCGTCCGAGACCGCCGATGCCGAGGAACAGGGCGTCAGCGTGGACTCCGGCGAGCGCGCCGGGGATCCAGTTGGCTGAACCTTTGAACAGCATGCTCGTCTCTGGTGCCGCCACGAGGAAGTCATAGGTGCCCCCCTCCTTGTATGCGCTGATGGGGGCGGGCTGCAGGAGCGGCTTGTCAATGGTCGCACCCTCACCGCCCATCGGGTTGGGGGAGTGTTTGGAGGCGATGGTGCGCACCGTGAAGCTGCCCACCGTGACGGATTTCTCCGGGTCCAGAAGTGCCAAGCGGTCCTCGGGGACGTTGCCACCCCTGGCGATGTTCAACGTGGACGGTGAGCCGTAGACGGTGGCTTCCGTGCGGTTGGCGATGTAGGCGACGTCCAGCGCGTGGTCGTGGTGGGAGTGAGAGATGAAGATGGCGCGTACGCGGTCCGCGCCCACCTTGTCGAGTGCGGTGTCCACGGCGTCGGGGTCGGTGGAGACCGGTCGACCGAGCGCGGCATCGAGAAGGCCGGCCGGGGTGATGAAAGCGTCGATGAGGATCTGGGTGGTGCCGTCGTCGACGAGCATCATGGTGGTGCCCAATGAGGTCACCTTGACCGTGGCTCCACCTGGTCCGCCGGGGTCGTCCACGAGAAGGTCGCGGTAGTCGTTGAGGTCTCCGGAGTGACGGATCTTGGTTTGCCACACAGCACCCAGCGCCACGGCTGTGGTCAGTTTGAGTGCGAGGGCGATCGAGAGGGCGGGGTGTTGCCGGACCGCTCCCGCCAGCCGTGCTCGTAGACCCGGGGCGAACCTGCTGATCTCTGGCATGAAGTCTCCTCGCTCATTCTCGCAGCGCTGCTAGTGACCTTGGCGTCATGGCGACTGGATCTTTTGTCGGACCTGGTGGCAGGGTCCGTCTTGGCTGGTGGCCCGGAAGTATGCGGTATCCGGACGAGGGCGGCCTGACCGCCGAGCAGCGCAAGCGCCGCGAAGAGGTGTGCATGCGGGCCGCTGACCTCTTCGAGGAGGACGTAAAAGTCCCGTGCGTCACGCGGACGGGTGAGCGAGAAGTCGGTCGACCAGTGGCGTGCCTGGGCGTCCGGCGGGCGGGAGGCGCTGCGCTCCCGGGGGCCCGCCCCGCCGGCAGCGTCTGGGGTGCGGCCCGGTGTGGGCAGTCAGGAATCGTCGCCGGTCGTCTCCTCCGCGGGGAGGCGGGGCGAGTTCAGGCGTCCGGGCGGGCCGGTTGCCTGCTG
This portion of the Streptomyces mirabilis genome encodes:
- a CDS encoding MBL fold metallo-hydrolase translates to MALGAVWQTKIRHSGDLNDYRDLLVDDPGGPGGATVKVTSLGTTMMLVDDGTTQILIDAFITPAGLLDAALGRPVSTDPDAVDTALDKVGADRVRAIFISHSHHDHALDVAYIANRTEATVYGSPSTLNIARGGNVPEDRLALLDPEKSVTVGSFTVRTIASKHSPNPMGGEGATIDKPLLQPAPISAYKEGGTYDFLVAAPETSMLFKGSANWIPGALAGVHADALFLGIGGLGRAERRFSKDFLDATIGTVQPAIVIPTHWNDFFCPVHEGLPLQRKLVDNTPAAFDTVLARTKADGVDIGLLEAFASIMIH